Proteins from one Campylobacter concisus genomic window:
- a CDS encoding saccharopine dehydrogenase family protein — MSNILIIGAGGVSQVATVKCAMNADVFSKITLASRTKSKCDAIAKFIKDRLGVVIDTAQIDADDTDAVVALIKKTGADLLLNVALPYQDLTLMDSCSRVGIQYIDTANYERPDTAKFEYKLQWAKDGEFKAANTMALLGSGFDPGVTNVFCAYAQQNLFDEIHEIDILDCNAGDHGYPFATNFNPEINLREVSAKGRYWERGEWKETEPMQIMFKWDYPKVGVKDSYLLYHEELESLVKNIKGLKRIRFFMTFGQSYLTHMKCLENVGMLRIDEVEHNGVKIVPIQFLKTLLPDPASLGPRTKGKTNIGCVIRGLKDGKERQVYIYNVCDHEACYAETGAQAVSYTTGVPAMIGSMMVAKGIWSGKGVFNMENFDAKPFMDELNKQGLPWEIIEMKPGERYEV; from the coding sequence ATGTCAAATATCTTAATCATAGGCGCTGGCGGCGTGAGCCAAGTCGCGACCGTAAAATGCGCGATGAACGCGGACGTTTTTAGCAAGATCACCCTTGCTAGCCGCACCAAAAGCAAGTGCGACGCGATCGCCAAATTTATCAAAGACCGCCTAGGTGTCGTTATCGACACCGCCCAGATCGACGCGGACGATACCGATGCTGTGGTCGCGCTCATCAAAAAAACGGGTGCCGATTTGCTTTTAAATGTGGCGCTGCCGTATCAGGACCTAACCCTCATGGACTCGTGCTCTCGCGTCGGCATCCAATACATCGACACCGCAAACTACGAGCGCCCCGACACGGCGAAATTTGAATACAAGCTGCAGTGGGCGAAAGACGGCGAGTTCAAAGCCGCAAACACGATGGCGCTGCTGGGAAGCGGCTTTGATCCGGGCGTAACGAACGTATTTTGCGCCTACGCACAGCAAAATCTCTTTGACGAGATCCATGAGATCGACATCCTAGACTGCAACGCAGGCGATCACGGCTACCCGTTCGCGACGAATTTCAACCCCGAAATCAACCTGCGAGAAGTGAGCGCAAAGGGCCGCTACTGGGAGCGCGGCGAGTGGAAAGAAACCGAGCCGATGCAGATAATGTTTAAATGGGACTATCCAAAAGTGGGCGTCAAAGACAGCTACCTGCTCTACCACGAGGAGCTAGAAAGCCTCGTTAAAAACATCAAAGGATTAAAGCGAATCCGCTTTTTCATGACTTTCGGACAGAGCTACCTAACTCACATGAAGTGTCTAGAAAACGTCGGCATGCTGCGCATCGACGAGGTCGAGCATAACGGCGTAAAAATCGTGCCGATACAGTTTTTAAAGACCTTACTGCCTGATCCTGCGTCGCTAGGCCCTCGCACGAAGGGCAAAACCAACATCGGCTGCGTGATCCGCGGGCTCAAAGACGGCAAAGAGCGTCAAGTCTATATCTACAACGTCTGCGACCATGAGGCTTGCTACGCTGAGACGGGCGCGCAGGCAGTGAGCTACACGACTGGCGTGCCTGCGATGATCGGCTCGATGATGGTTGCAAAAGGCATCTGGAGCGGAAAAGGCGTCTTTAATATGGAAAATTTCGACGCCAAGCCTTTCATGGACGAGCTAAATAAGCAGGGGTTGCCATGGGAGATCATCGAAATGAAGCCAGGAGAAAGATACGAAGTCTAA
- a CDS encoding multidrug effflux MFS transporter gives MNSSKTSLSFLVVLSALMACTSLSTDVYLPAMPTMERQLHGDAELTITGFLIGFAIAQLVWGPISDRIGRKIPLFIGMALFAIGSVGCAMSDTMASVVFWRVFQAVGACVGPMLSRAMISDLFGSSQAAQMLSTLVIIMAIAPIAGPLLGGAILEFGSWHGIFWLMALASAVMFAMIFSLPETLLLQKRSTKPIVSSFRNYLRLLRDAKFMRYTLSVTFFYVAAYAFITGSSFVYIDYFGIPSKYYGFLFGINIVGVMALSFVNKKLVKHYALNHLLIVSTLIAALAAGVLFAFAFFKTGGVLGVIIPMFFVFSMNGIIASCSNAAALDSVPQEMKGSAAALIGSLQYGSGILSSAMLAAFSAGTPWTMSWIIALFVWLSALAAYFNK, from the coding sequence TTGAACTCCTCAAAAACTTCACTATCTTTTTTAGTCGTGCTAAGCGCGCTCATGGCATGTACATCGCTATCTACGGACGTATATTTGCCCGCTATGCCTACGATGGAGCGACAGTTGCATGGCGATGCGGAGCTTACTATAACGGGCTTTTTGATCGGCTTTGCTATAGCGCAGCTCGTATGGGGGCCTATCAGCGATAGGATCGGGCGTAAAATCCCGCTTTTTATCGGTATGGCGCTCTTTGCGATCGGATCAGTAGGATGCGCGATGTCGGACACTATGGCTAGCGTAGTGTTCTGGCGCGTGTTTCAGGCCGTGGGCGCGTGCGTAGGACCGATGCTAAGCAGGGCGATGATTAGCGATCTTTTCGGTAGCTCGCAGGCCGCACAGATGCTCTCTACGCTAGTTATCATCATGGCTATAGCGCCGATAGCGGGTCCGTTATTGGGCGGCGCGATACTGGAGTTTGGCTCTTGGCATGGGATATTTTGGCTGATGGCGCTAGCTAGCGCGGTTATGTTTGCGATGATTTTTTCTCTACCGGAGACCTTGCTGCTGCAAAAGCGCTCCACAAAGCCCATCGTATCGTCTTTTAGAAACTATCTAAGATTATTGCGAGACGCCAAATTTATGCGCTACACTCTTAGCGTGACGTTTTTCTACGTAGCCGCCTATGCGTTTATCACGGGCTCATCGTTTGTCTATATCGATTATTTCGGCATTCCTAGCAAATACTACGGATTTTTATTCGGCATAAACATCGTGGGCGTCATGGCGCTAAGTTTCGTAAATAAAAAGCTGGTAAAGCACTATGCGCTAAATCACCTGCTCATAGTCTCCACGCTCATTGCCGCGCTTGCTGCCGGCGTGCTGTTTGCGTTTGCGTTTTTCAAAACGGGCGGCGTTCTTGGCGTGATAATCCCGATGTTTTTCGTTTTTAGTATGAACGGCATCATCGCTTCTTGCTCCAATGCCGCCGCTCTTGATAGCGTGCCGCAGGAGATGAAGGGCTCGGCCGCTGCGCTCATCGGCTCGCTGCAATACGGTAGCGGCATCCTCTCCTCGGCGATGCTTGCGGCGTTTTCTGCGGGTACGCCGTGGACGATGTCTTGGATAATAGCTCTGTTTGTTTGGCTAAGCGCGCTCGCGGCGTATTTTAATAAATAA
- a CDS encoding NnrS family protein, which produces MINNFFTHPMRIFFLMSAACAVLGASVFFTPTDFVSLHKFIFLQLFLALAYAGFLLTGLTDWTNFQASLKIHAYILFSLFFISFILAFFSLFLAHCFIALFWLYLVLLCVYMIWRDKNDDQFGVLGFLFGILGFEIYYLISGNEKFLNLQVFIHVIAILLISYRVSVVLGKEALKREKGMDEAVFVPNFIYKNIAICCVCAFLLLNIFFEESMGVYYAAIACGSAVLAKLKEWHYKELFRHSFVLLYYFMQLFLALGFFGIGFSGIFGLHLETNFMHLIAINAVVFSVMLIFNVAGLRHSGQELEFLRLSKVAFILVLLAGVSRGILAYFWSGFYIHLPATLIAIAFVFWLINFYAIFRDNDFSDDPE; this is translated from the coding sequence ATGATTAATAATTTTTTTACTCATCCTATGAGGATATTTTTCTTAATGAGTGCCGCCTGTGCGGTGCTTGGTGCTAGTGTGTTTTTTACTCCAACTGATTTTGTGAGTTTGCATAAATTTATATTTTTGCAACTTTTCTTAGCCCTTGCTTATGCTGGATTTTTGCTAACTGGACTAACTGATTGGACAAATTTTCAAGCATCCCTAAAAATACATGCTTATATATTATTTTCACTCTTTTTTATAAGCTTTATATTGGCATTTTTTAGCCTATTTTTAGCACACTGCTTTATCGCTCTTTTTTGGCTATATTTGGTTTTGCTTTGTGTTTATATGATCTGGCGAGATAAAAACGATGATCAATTTGGCGTACTTGGCTTTTTGTTTGGTATTTTAGGCTTTGAAATTTATTATCTAATAAGTGGCAATGAAAAATTTCTAAATTTACAAGTTTTTATCCACGTGATCGCTATCTTACTCATCTCTTACCGTGTTAGTGTCGTACTTGGGAAAGAAGCACTAAAAAGAGAAAAAGGCATGGATGAAGCTGTTTTTGTGCCAAATTTTATCTATAAAAATATCGCTATTTGCTGCGTTTGTGCTTTTTTGCTTTTAAATATATTTTTTGAAGAAAGCATGGGTGTCTATTATGCCGCGATAGCTTGCGGAAGTGCGGTACTTGCAAAGCTTAAAGAGTGGCACTATAAAGAGCTTTTTAGGCATAGTTTTGTGCTTTTGTACTATTTTATGCAACTATTTTTAGCACTTGGATTTTTTGGAATCGGCTTTAGCGGCATTTTTGGGCTCCATCTTGAAACAAATTTTATGCATCTAATAGCGATAAATGCAGTAGTTTTTAGTGTGATGCTTATATTTAATGTCGCAGGACTTCGTCATAGTGGACAAGAGCTTGAGTTTTTACGCCTTAGTAAGGTTGCTTTCATTTTAGTTCTTTTAGCTGGCGTTAGCAGAGGAATTTTGGCTTATTTTTGGAGTGGCTTTTACATTCATTTACCAGCAACACTCATAGCAATCGCTTTTGTTTTTTGGCTCATAAATTTTTATGCGATCTTTAGGGATAACGATTTTAGCGATGACCCAGAGTAA
- a CDS encoding ABC transporter ATP-binding protein, which produces MLELKNVEYEILRDKVVRNFSLNVKGGEVVTLFGPSGCGKTTILRLISGLNEPRKGKIFNNFKKTTYFFQENRLLTWKNALENVLLVMDKPDINAVLELFKKVGLSQKDTLKYPSELSGGMRQRVAFVRAVVTKPDLLLMDEPFSGLDYDMKEILIEIIGQRVSEGMSVVLVTHDRMEAVKMSNRIYFLSSKGAVIQRELEIDKDFKERDFTFISKMIDENFKGQIYYD; this is translated from the coding sequence ATGCTTGAGCTTAAAAATGTAGAGTATGAAATTTTAAGAGATAAGGTCGTAAGGAATTTTAGCCTAAATGTAAAAGGTGGCGAGGTAGTAACGCTTTTTGGGCCATCTGGATGTGGCAAAACGACGATACTTCGGCTTATTAGCGGACTAAATGAACCTAGAAAAGGAAAAATTTTTAATAACTTTAAAAAGACTACATATTTTTTTCAAGAAAATCGCCTACTAACATGGAAAAATGCTCTTGAAAATGTGCTTTTAGTTATGGATAAACCAGACATTAACGCTGTTTTAGAGCTTTTTAAAAAGGTTGGGTTAAGTCAAAAGGACACTTTAAAATACCCAAGCGAGCTAAGTGGCGGTATGAGACAAAGGGTCGCTTTCGTAAGAGCAGTCGTGACAAAACCTGATCTACTTTTGATGGATGAGCCTTTTTCTGGACTTGATTATGATATGAAAGAAATTTTAATTGAAATTATTGGCCAAAGAGTAAGTGAAGGTATGAGTGTGGTTCTCGTCACACACGATAGAATGGAGGCTGTGAAGATGTCAAATAGAATTTATTTCTTATCAAGTAAAGGTGCAGTTATACAAAGAGAACTTGAAATAGACAAAGATTTCAAAGAGCGCGATTTTACGTTTATTAGCAAGATGATAGATGAAAATTTCAAAGGGCAAATTTATTATGATTAA
- a CDS encoding ABC transporter permease has product MILIDGIKKDRSSFLKIIDYFWGGFSGFAVVFLILAIWQVGSEFSSPLLLPPPKDVFLKACEIIKDYKNSEINITLCRSLIGVCSATFFGIFLGLIAGSFKSFAAFLKPVITLLLSMPPIIWIVLAIFWFGFGNFSTVFTIFITVLPLTFASSAVAMSSVDEELKEMFDAYNLGILKKIRHLYIPHLTSYIISSISVAVAMGVKIVIMAELLGANNGMGAKIANARAMLETTEVMAYVLLSITLIMLFEYLIIEPLKIALMPWRR; this is encoded by the coding sequence ATGATACTAATTGATGGCATCAAAAAAGATCGCTCAAGCTTTTTAAAAATAATTGACTATTTTTGGGGTGGATTTAGCGGATTTGCCGTAGTTTTTTTGATCTTAGCCATTTGGCAAGTGGGAAGCGAGTTTAGCTCCCCACTCTTGCTTCCGCCACCAAAAGATGTATTTTTAAAAGCCTGTGAGATTATAAAAGATTATAAAAACAGCGAGATAAACATAACGCTTTGCAGATCACTGATCGGAGTTTGCTCGGCAACATTTTTTGGTATATTTCTAGGGTTAATAGCAGGTAGCTTTAAAAGTTTTGCGGCCTTTTTAAAGCCTGTTATTACATTACTTTTGTCAATGCCACCGATTATTTGGATAGTGCTTGCTATTTTTTGGTTTGGATTTGGAAATTTTAGCACCGTTTTTACTATCTTTATAACCGTTTTACCGCTTACTTTTGCAAGCTCGGCAGTTGCTATGAGTAGCGTAGATGAGGAGCTAAAAGAGATGTTTGACGCTTATAATCTAGGAATTTTAAAAAAAATAAGACACCTTTACATCCCGCATCTTACGAGCTACATAATAAGCTCTATTAGTGTAGCTGTCGCAATGGGCGTAAAGATAGTCATAATGGCTGAGCTACTAGGTGCAAATAACGGCATGGGAGCAAAGATAGCAAATGCAAGAGCGATGCTTGAAACAACCGAGGTAATGGCGTATGTTCTTTTAAGTATCACTCTTATCATGCTCTTTGAATACCTCATCATTGAGCCACTAAAAATAGCTTTGATGCCTTGGAGAAGATGA
- a CDS encoding ABC transporter substrate-binding protein, whose product MLDRRKFLGLSTALGVSAFAPNLFAKESFNMWGAPAIPSVIMAVAALQGELNKTYDVSLNIWKTPDQLRAGVASGDIKVTMSPSNVAANLRNQGLDFAMLNLLTLGVMNAMVKDEKIKNLEDFVGKKLIMPFRGDMPDLVLRALCKKRGIDVSKIDITYTATPPEALLLFLQKDFDILIVPQPLGEATILRGKKAGVSVHYSVDFPKIWGESFGTKPIIPMAGIIVERGFYEKNLSLFDTLHSDLKNALSWILENKQSAAKIGSSYLPAPEVALANAFDKANLTVTKANELQSEIMAFFEEIYQFNPKFLGGKMPDKGLFL is encoded by the coding sequence ATGTTAGATAGAAGAAAATTTTTAGGACTTAGCACAGCTTTAGGCGTTAGCGCATTTGCACCAAATTTATTTGCAAAAGAGAGCTTTAATATGTGGGGTGCGCCAGCAATCCCAAGCGTCATAATGGCAGTTGCTGCACTGCAAGGGGAGTTAAATAAAACTTATGATGTAAGCCTAAATATCTGGAAAACACCAGATCAGCTTCGTGCAGGCGTGGCTAGTGGGGATATCAAGGTAACGATGTCGCCATCAAATGTCGCTGCAAATTTAAGAAATCAAGGGCTTGATTTTGCGATGTTAAATTTACTAACTCTTGGCGTAATGAACGCTATGGTTAAGGATGAAAAGATCAAAAATTTAGAGGATTTTGTAGGCAAAAAGCTCATCATGCCATTTAGAGGCGATATGCCTGATCTTGTTTTAAGAGCGCTTTGCAAGAAGCGAGGCATAGACGTTAGCAAAATAGACATCACCTACACAGCAACGCCGCCTGAGGCTCTGCTTTTATTTTTACAAAAAGATTTTGACATTTTAATAGTTCCACAACCTCTTGGCGAAGCGACTATTTTGCGCGGTAAAAAAGCAGGCGTTAGCGTGCATTACTCAGTTGATTTTCCAAAAATTTGGGGCGAGAGCTTTGGCACAAAACCTATAATCCCAATGGCTGGCATTATCGTAGAAAGAGGCTTTTACGAGAAAAACTTAAGTCTATTTGATACGCTTCATAGCGATCTTAAAAATGCACTTTCATGGATACTTGAAAATAAGCAAAGTGCAGCAAAGATAGGCTCAAGCTACTTGCCAGCTCCAGAAGTAGCACTTGCAAATGCTTTTGATAAGGCAAATCTAACAGTAACAAAAGCAAATGAACTACAAAGTGAAATCATGGCGTTTTTTGAAGAAATTTATCAGTTTAATCCAAAATTTCTAGGCGGCAAGATGCCAGATAAAGGTCTATTTTTATGA
- a CDS encoding TonB-dependent receptor domain-containing protein yields MRPILSLAVLSSLLLANEANLDIIKPIREFAPPPVITPNVAQSAFVENQFDRTQRSEYPFVTNLLDNSTDMFHISAGMYGKSFYNSSLFKYRGANFYTILNANFTKANNYKDGSGKKWNYGYNRQGQSAILGFVPNDLSELRLTFLRDNIDKDKQPEHAMDAFKTTRKVGKLNIRLGEEDLSNTLNFELILKKVERKADNFHLRDATPNVKVDLKRNIFEANLKYDVDFSSFHNQIGAGFEKDKHDGKRYMKQGNNWVFNGYRFADVRNDKFMLFDTLAYKFNEANEASLALKYEEQRSKLNGIDTKFFAPNPAISTTRGLLRQIYGKDVSDKIKKDAFSASLKYKFTPNDKDSYFAKLESLSRLPSNMERFNALYGAGDNGWIANPNLEPERHNRAVLGFKFGSEFYKEYLNSLQNKDAFSFGGHFIADSVKNLIIFDRRHSKAPMQLNKNAVISRNVDATLYSVNFNTEYSFARHFGLKSSLYYNYGQNKTDGRPLYQIRPFEANFAFDYKDYASFGSYNLGTALRLVSKQTRGDFSKQNGLGIDKKEAAKGFGLLDLYGGVEFKNKVGIRFGVANLFDKDYAEFISGDHVAALDPVVVHAPGRTFFISFHSSF; encoded by the coding sequence ATGAGGCCCATTTTAAGCCTAGCAGTTCTTTCATCACTGCTTCTAGCAAATGAAGCAAATTTAGACATTATAAAGCCTATTAGAGAATTTGCACCGCCACCAGTCATCACGCCAAACGTTGCACAAAGTGCCTTTGTGGAAAATCAATTTGACCGCACTCAAAGAAGCGAATATCCATTTGTTACAAATTTGCTTGATAACTCAACTGATATGTTTCATATCTCGGCTGGAATGTATGGCAAAAGCTTTTACAATTCATCACTTTTTAAATATCGTGGCGCAAATTTTTACACCATCTTAAATGCAAATTTCACCAAAGCAAATAATTATAAAGACGGAAGTGGCAAAAAATGGAACTATGGCTACAATAGACAAGGTCAAAGCGCTATCTTAGGTTTTGTGCCAAATGATCTTAGCGAGCTTAGGCTTACGTTTTTAAGGGATAATATCGACAAAGACAAGCAGCCAGAACATGCGATGGATGCTTTTAAAACGACAAGAAAAGTTGGCAAACTAAATATTCGCTTAGGCGAAGAAGATCTTTCAAATACGCTAAATTTTGAACTTATCCTAAAAAAGGTTGAGCGAAAAGCTGATAATTTTCATCTAAGAGATGCCACTCCAAATGTGAAAGTGGATTTAAAAAGGAATATATTTGAGGCAAATTTAAAGTATGATGTTGATTTTTCAAGCTTTCACAATCAAATAGGTGCTGGCTTTGAAAAAGATAAACATGACGGCAAAAGATACATGAAACAAGGCAACAACTGGGTCTTTAACGGATACAGATTTGCTGATGTTAGAAATGATAAATTTATGCTCTTTGACACACTTGCTTATAAATTTAATGAAGCAAATGAAGCCTCGCTTGCCTTAAAATATGAAGAGCAAAGAAGTAAATTAAATGGTATCGACACTAAATTTTTCGCACCAAATCCAGCCATTAGTACGACTCGCGGGCTACTTCGTCAAATTTATGGCAAAGACGTAAGTGATAAGATCAAAAAAGACGCTTTTAGCGCAAGTTTAAAATATAAATTTACGCCAAACGACAAAGATAGCTACTTTGCAAAGCTTGAAAGCTTATCTCGCTTGCCAAGTAATATGGAGCGTTTTAACGCACTTTATGGTGCAGGCGATAATGGCTGGATAGCAAATCCGAATTTAGAGCCAGAAAGACACAACAGAGCGGTTCTTGGCTTTAAATTTGGCAGCGAGTTTTACAAAGAATACCTAAACTCTTTGCAAAACAAAGATGCTTTTAGCTTTGGAGGACATTTCATCGCTGATAGCGTTAAAAATTTGATCATTTTTGATAGACGCCACTCAAAAGCCCCAATGCAACTAAATAAAAATGCTGTCATCTCAAGAAACGTTGATGCAACGCTTTATAGTGTAAATTTCAATACAGAATATAGCTTTGCAAGGCACTTTGGCTTAAAAAGCTCACTTTACTACAACTACGGACAAAACAAAACCGACGGCAGGCCACTTTATCAGATAAGGCCTTTTGAGGCAAATTTCGCATTTGACTACAAAGACTATGCAAGCTTTGGTAGCTACAACCTTGGCACTGCACTAAGGCTAGTTTCAAAGCAAACTAGAGGCGATTTTAGCAAGCAAAATGGCCTAGGTATCGACAAAAAAGAGGCCGCAAAAGGATTTGGTTTGCTTGATCTTTATGGTGGCGTAGAGTTTAAAAATAAAGTTGGCATAAGATTTGGTGTAGCAAATTTATTTGACAAAGATTATGCAGAATTTATCAGCGGTGATCACGTAGCAGCACTTGATCCAGTAGTCGTTCATGCCCCTGGCAGGACATTTTTCATTAGCTTTCACAGCAGTTTTTAA
- a CDS encoding molybdate transport repressor — MITKESKKDVFWALAFGLGLFIFSIIGYFYLALGTASIFGVIIGALSVFFCVRKIFQNNFLRIEDDGFIITKGSKSIKFYFKDIDEIAIKSFGDKKKVETLSVKFKKNRLDRDACFGLVQPLGDDLIIIFDKYELSKFTISKELRDRLNNFRA, encoded by the coding sequence ATGATAACAAAAGAGAGCAAAAAAGATGTTTTTTGGGCGCTAGCCTTTGGGCTTGGACTTTTTATATTTAGCATCATTGGCTACTTTTATCTAGCTCTTGGCACAGCGTCTATCTTTGGTGTCATCATTGGTGCTCTCTCAGTGTTTTTTTGTGTTAGAAAAATTTTTCAAAACAACTTTTTACGCATTGAAGATGATGGGTTTATCATCACAAAAGGCTCAAAAAGCATAAAATTTTACTTTAAGGATATCGACGAAATCGCCATTAAAAGCTTTGGCGATAAGAAAAAAGTGGAAACTTTAAGCGTAAAATTTAAGAAAAACCGTCTTGATAGAGATGCTTGCTTTGGGTTAGTGCAACCACTAGGTGATGATTTGATCATCATTTTTGATAAATATGAACTCTCAAAATTTACCATTTCAAAAGAGCTAAGAGATAGGCTTAATAATTTTAGAGCATAA
- a CDS encoding molybdopterin synthase catalytic subunit, translating into MQIYNGSLDVQSITNEWYERFKDKNCGALITFVGIVREEGGISALSFDIYEPILKKWLDAWQERAKKENAYVLFAHSKGDVAVHTSSYVAGIVSPQRKVALRLINEFVEDFKANAPIWKYDVINGERIYAKERSQAINGAGILA; encoded by the coding sequence ATGCAAATTTATAATGGAAGCTTAGATGTTCAAAGCATCACAAACGAGTGGTATGAACGCTTTAAGGATAAAAACTGCGGTGCGCTCATCACTTTTGTTGGAATCGTAAGAGAAGAAGGTGGTATTTCGGCGCTTAGCTTTGATATCTATGAGCCAATACTTAAAAAATGGCTAGATGCTTGGCAGGAGCGAGCCAAAAAAGAAAATGCCTACGTACTCTTTGCTCACTCAAAAGGCGACGTGGCGGTGCATACGAGCTCTTATGTAGCAGGCATTGTGAGCCCTCAAAGAAAGGTCGCGCTAAGGCTCATAAACGAATTTGTCGAGGACTTTAAGGCAAATGCGCCGATCTGGAAATACGATGTGATAAATGGCGAGAGAATTTATGCAAAAGAGCGCAGCCAGGCGATAAATGGTGCTGGAATTTTAGCTTAA
- a CDS encoding MoaD/ThiS family protein has translation MVEIEFLGPIGLESIKVEAKNLGEVKAALSEKEELKKWLNICAVAVNDEIVSDINFALKSGDKISILPPVCGG, from the coding sequence GTGGTAGAGATCGAATTTCTTGGGCCTATAGGGCTTGAGAGTATAAAAGTAGAGGCAAAAAATTTAGGCGAGGTAAAAGCTGCTTTAAGCGAGAAAGAAGAGCTTAAAAAGTGGCTAAATATCTGTGCTGTGGCTGTAAATGACGAGATCGTAAGCGATATAAATTTTGCTCTTAAATCAGGTGATAAAATTTCTATTTTGCCACCAGTTTGTGGGGGCTAA